The Komagataeibacter sp. FNDCR2 nucleotide sequence GTTCCACCATTGCGCCAGGGCGAGTTCGCTGCGGGGCGTGACCTGATCATCCACGATTCCGCTCAGCACGCCCAGCGCGAGTATGGTGGGCAGGAACAGCTTGATCAGCCCCGGCGTGGACAGGCCGGCCGCGCGCATGATCGAGATTTCATTCGACGTGGTAAGCTGCAGCAGCGTCAGCAGCGAGCCGATCAGAACAGCGATCGGCATGGCGTTGCCGAACAGCAGCGGCAGGTGCATCACCGCGTAATACAGCACGCCCGACAGCCCCAGATGGCGGTGCATGATTTCCGTGACCTGCTCCAGCAGGGCCAGGATTTCCATGAGCGCCACCACGATGGCGGTCGTGGTGAACACCTTGCCCAGAAGTTCGCGCGACAGGTACCCGATCAGCACCGTGCCGCAGGCCATGCGGAGCCTGTGCTTCATGCCGGGCCTTGCGCAACGTGGCGCGGCAGGCCATCGGCCGAAAGTTCACGCGGCGGCAGGGCCGGGCCACGGATCAGGAGCGTGCGCAGCCCCCCCGCCTGCCGGATCAGCATGCCCACGCAGATGAGCGCGAACCCGGCGGTGGGCAGCCAGATGACCAGCAGCGGGGACATATGCATGTTGGCGACGAAGCTCAGGCCCATCTGGAGCGTATGGTCGAAGCCGACCAGCGTAATGGCGGCGATGGCCAGCCCCGGGTTGCCGCGCTGGCGCTTGCGCACCCCCGCCAGGGCGCAGGCCAGGATGGGAATGAAGGGGATGGCGATGGTCCGCGCCAGACGGAAATGGAGTTCGGCCAGCATGTACGAATGGCTCAGCCCCTTGTACCCGTGGCGTATGCCCGCGTACAGCTCCGGCACCGTCAGTTCGCGTTCGGTTTCGCCGCGATTGCGGTAGGCCTCATCATCGATCTTGTGGTTGGGTGAGATCAACTGGGTGGTGCGGGTGAAGCCGGTAATGCTGGGGGGCTTGTCCTGGCTGTCGGTTATGATCGTGCCGTCCATCAGGTCAAGGCGTATGTTCGAGCCATCGGCGGGGTTATAGAGATACCCCTTCTGCGCGGAAATGAAGCGGACATGCGCCTTGTCCGTATTGTCACGGATGAAGACGTGCCACATCCTTGAACCGGCATGGTCCACGTTTTCCGCCGTGAGCAGGATGTTGTCCGATGCGGCGAACATCTTGGATTGCAGGTGTGGCGCCCATCCGGCATGGCTGGCGAAATAGAAGGCCGCACGGTAATCGTAGCGCGCGTAAGGCTGGATAAACCCGTACAGCGAGAATGCCAGCAGGCTGAATATCGCGCCGGTCAGCACGAAGGGCTGGCAGATGCGAAAGATCGAAACCCCGCTTGCCGTCAGCGCGTCGATTTCATGGTTCGCGCTCATGCGGCGGACGACGGAAAACACGCTGACGCACATGGCCGCGGGCAATGCCAGACCCAGGTAATGCGGGATCAGGTCGCTGAGCAGGCCGAAGAACGTCTTCATCGAACTGCCATTGGCGGCCAGTATGTCGAACAGCACCAGCAGCCGTTCCAGCAGCAGTGCCGCCATGACGACGCCAAGCGCAATGGAAAACGGCGGCACAACCTGACGCAGAAGATAGCGATCCATTGTGCTGGGGAGCAGTTTTCCCATTATCCCGTGCTGAAAAGACATACGGCTCATGTGGGCGTGCTTATACCCGAAAAATGGCTGGATGGAGGGGTCTGTTCAAAAATAGTTTCCTGCGTTGTGTCGCCGTCCTGATCTGTTGGAAAGAAACGTCTTGTAACGCCAAGCGTGAAGCCAGCCCCGCCCGGGGCCACGGTAATGCGATTCCAGGCCGCCGCGCGCAGCGGATCACGTGATCGTGCGGAGGCGGAGGCAATGCCAAGCACGGGCACGGCCCCATCCGGCCCGGGCAGGGAGGATATGGTGGACAGGTGGATATGGCCGTGCAGCACCATCTCGGCCCCTTCCTGCGCAATGCAGGCGGAAAAATCATTTATATCCGTCAGCGCCTTACGTAACGGCGTAAGACCCGCCACAGGTGGGTGGTGGATCATGACGATCCGGCACAGCCCCTGTCGCGCCGTCTCGCGCAGGATGGTGCGCAGGCGCTGCAACTGGCGCGCGCCCACCCTGCCTGTCGCCAGGAACCAGGGGACAGGCACACCGGAACTGACACCGATCAGCGCCACGTTTCCCACCCGGCGGACGAAGGGAAAGGGCAGGGGCCCCATCCATGGCGACCACAGGCCGACCGTATCATGCCAGTTGTCCTGAACAAGGGTGTCATGATTTCCGGGTATGACTGTACACGGCGCCGGCATCTGTTCCAGCCAGCGCCGCGCCTGCCGGCATTCTCCCGGCAGGCCCATGTTGGTCAGATCCCCGGTCACGGCGATCATGTCGACGGAACTGGCGCGGATGTCGGCCATCACGCGGGCCAGAATTTCCGGCCGGTGTATGAAACGGCGGCGCCTTTTCCATGAAAGATGGCTGAACATGCGTTTGTTCAGTTGTTCCCCCAGGCGGGGGGGGACCATTTCGGTAGGCAGGTGAGGGTCTGAAAGATGGGCGATTGTGGTCGTGCTCAAGCTGGCGTCTTCCCTTGCCTCATACCCGGCATGGACGGGGCATGCGGTGTTATGCCTGCCTGCCCATCGGGGTGGTCCATCGTTTCGTGCCTTGCAATAGAAGGCAGATGGTTGCTTATGGCCTGTACGTCAAATTTCAGACAGGGATGGGATAATCAGTGACCGGACGTTTTGCGCTTGTTTACAACCCGCGCAGCCGGCGGAATGTGAAGGATGGGAGCCTGTACGCCCGGACAGCCCGCAGCCATCTGGGTGAGAATTTCATCGAACCCGCTGATCGTGCCCGTCTGGATACCCATATCGCGCAACTGGCCGCCCGCCAGATGGACTGCATTGCGATTGACGGGGGGGATGGAACCGTCAGTGATGTCATGACGGCGGTCCATCGCCATTATGCCCCCGACAGGCTGCCTGCCCTCGCCATCCTGCCATCGGGCAACACCAACCTGATCGCGGGCGATGTGGGGTTTGGCATGCGCGGGATCACGG carries:
- a CDS encoding metallophosphoesterase yields the protein MSTTTIAHLSDPHLPTEMVPPRLGEQLNKRMFSHLSWKRRRRFIHRPEILARVMADIRASSVDMIAVTGDLTNMGLPGECRQARRWLEQMPAPCTVIPGNHDTLVQDNWHDTVGLWSPWMGPLPFPFVRRVGNVALIGVSSGVPVPWFLATGRVGARQLQRLRTILRETARQGLCRIVMIHHPPVAGLTPLRKALTDINDFSACIAQEGAEMVLHGHIHLSTISSLPGPDGAVPVLGIASASARSRDPLRAAAWNRITVAPGGAGFTLGVTRRFFPTDQDGDTTQETIFEQTPPSSHFSGISTPT
- a CDS encoding LptF/LptG family permease; translated protein: MDRYLLRQVVPPFSIALGVVMAALLLERLLVLFDILAANGSSMKTFFGLLSDLIPHYLGLALPAAMCVSVFSVVRRMSANHEIDALTASGVSIFRICQPFVLTGAIFSLLAFSLYGFIQPYARYDYRAAFYFASHAGWAPHLQSKMFAASDNILLTAENVDHAGSRMWHVFIRDNTDKAHVRFISAQKGYLYNPADGSNIRLDLMDGTIITDSQDKPPSITGFTRTTQLISPNHKIDDEAYRNRGETERELTVPELYAGIRHGYKGLSHSYMLAELHFRLARTIAIPFIPILACALAGVRKRQRGNPGLAIAAITLVGFDHTLQMGLSFVANMHMSPLLVIWLPTAGFALICVGMLIRQAGGLRTLLIRGPALPPRELSADGLPRHVAQGPA